A region of Pseudomonas sp. Marseille-Q3773 DNA encodes the following proteins:
- a CDS encoding phage tail protein: MTYLEQLQGGLHALVRAGEAGRRRADAMLDPMNQAVGHAREAAAALEALPWIGPEIGKRLQRTLRAIDAARQRVDKVIARYDQALDVVRKVRDRVGAFNEQLGKAGAAVRRVIGEARAVAKGVLSTFGFAPDTTPAAQAIKPFPHLLVLQPLKANSAPYYFNLDTAAFDQLRRQTRFRWAGQERLRRENAQQAVSLGEETINIRGAIFPGFKGGLGQLQALRGIGRQLLPLSLTTGYGEVLGTWCLTRIEEEQGALLAGGIPRKQGFSLEFVSYGQDLQNV, from the coding sequence ATGACCTACCTGGAACAGTTGCAAGGCGGCTTGCATGCACTGGTCAGGGCGGGCGAGGCGGGGCGTCGGCGTGCCGACGCCATGCTTGACCCGATGAACCAGGCGGTCGGCCATGCCAGGGAGGCGGCCGCCGCGCTCGAAGCCCTGCCATGGATCGGCCCGGAAATCGGCAAGCGCCTGCAACGCACCCTGCGCGCCATCGACGCGGCCAGGCAGCGCGTCGACAAGGTGATTGCCAGGTACGACCAGGCCCTCGACGTGGTGCGCAAGGTGCGCGACCGCGTCGGAGCCTTCAACGAACAGCTGGGCAAGGCCGGCGCGGCTGTGCGGCGGGTGATCGGTGAGGCGCGCGCGGTCGCCAAGGGTGTGTTGTCGACCTTCGGCTTCGCGCCCGACACGACACCGGCTGCACAAGCGATCAAACCGTTCCCGCACCTGCTGGTGCTGCAGCCGCTGAAGGCCAACAGCGCGCCGTATTACTTCAACCTCGACACTGCCGCCTTCGATCAACTGCGCCGGCAAACGCGCTTTCGCTGGGCCGGGCAAGAGCGTTTGCGCCGCGAGAATGCCCAGCAGGCGGTGAGCCTGGGGGAAGAGACCATCAACATCCGTGGCGCGATCTTCCCGGGCTTCAAAGGCGGCTTGGGCCAGCTGCAGGCCCTGCGTGGCATCGGCCGCCAGCTGCTGCCGCTGTCGTTGACCACCGGCTATGGCGAAGTGCTTGGCACCTGGTGCCTGACCCGCATCGAGGAAGAGCAGGGCGCTTTGCTGGCAGGCGGCATACCGCGCAAACAAGGATTCTCACTGGAGTTCGTCAGTTATGGACAAGATTTGCAAAACGTCTGA
- a CDS encoding glycoside hydrolase family 19 protein codes for MLTETQLLQILPNARPVAGVFVSALNVSLPRWEIDNPRRVAAFIAQVGHESGQFRHVKELGNDRYLARYDTGSLALRLGNTPQADGDGQLYCGRGLIQVTGRNNYQACSRALFGDERLLAQPQLLEQPRWACESAAWFWHSRGLNALADRGEFNRITRHINGGLNGLEDRLKLWARAREVLC; via the coding sequence ATGCTCACTGAAACACAATTGCTACAGATTTTGCCGAACGCCCGCCCCGTCGCGGGCGTTTTTGTTTCTGCACTGAACGTCAGCCTGCCCCGTTGGGAAATCGACAACCCCAGACGCGTGGCGGCGTTCATCGCCCAGGTCGGCCATGAGTCCGGCCAGTTCCGTCATGTGAAGGAGCTGGGCAACGACCGCTACCTGGCCCGCTACGACACCGGCAGCCTGGCCTTGCGCCTGGGCAATACGCCCCAGGCCGATGGCGATGGCCAGCTGTATTGCGGGCGCGGCCTGATCCAGGTGACCGGGCGTAACAATTACCAGGCCTGCAGCCGCGCATTGTTCGGCGACGAGCGCTTGCTGGCGCAACCGCAACTGCTCGAACAACCACGCTGGGCCTGTGAATCGGCGGCGTGGTTCTGGCATTCGCGCGGGCTCAATGCCCTGGCTGACCGGGGCGAGTTCAACCGCATCACGCGCCATATCAATGGTGGGCTCAATGGGCTGGAGGATCGTCTCAAGCTCTGGGCGCGGGCGCGCGAGGTGTTGTGTTGA
- a CDS encoding baseplate J/gp47 family protein, with protein sequence MSQVDLSKLPAPQLLEDLDYEALYQADLATFRDYLGEAWTANLESDPVTKLLEVGAYRKLLNRARINDAAKALLLAYAQGTDLDQLAANVGLQRLVIQAEDLASVPPVEALLEADDALRERVQLVYEGLTTAGPRNSYILHARNASGQVADATAESPSPAVVDVTVLSLEGDGEASAELLAQVAAYLNDDDIRPVADRVNVRSAEVLPYRIDAVLHLADSGPEYEAILAECQRRLQAWINPRRRLGVEVARSGIDAQLHIMGVSRVELNGWADIRPSKAQAAWCSGFSLKRGS encoded by the coding sequence ATGAGCCAGGTCGACCTGTCGAAACTGCCAGCGCCGCAGCTACTGGAGGACCTCGATTACGAAGCCCTTTACCAGGCCGATCTGGCCACCTTCCGGGATTACCTGGGCGAAGCCTGGACCGCCAATCTGGAAAGCGACCCGGTCACCAAGCTGCTCGAGGTCGGCGCCTACCGCAAGCTGCTCAACCGGGCGCGTATCAACGATGCCGCCAAGGCGTTGCTGCTGGCCTATGCCCAGGGCACTGACCTTGACCAGCTGGCGGCCAATGTCGGCCTGCAGCGCCTGGTGATCCAGGCCGAGGACCTGGCCAGCGTCCCGCCGGTCGAGGCGTTGCTGGAAGCGGACGATGCCCTGCGCGAGCGGGTGCAACTGGTTTATGAAGGCCTGACCACGGCCGGCCCGCGCAACAGCTACATCCTGCACGCCCGCAACGCTTCGGGGCAGGTGGCTGACGCCACCGCCGAAAGCCCGTCGCCAGCAGTGGTGGATGTAACCGTGCTGAGCCTGGAAGGCGACGGCGAAGCGAGTGCCGAACTGCTGGCGCAGGTAGCGGCCTACCTCAACGACGACGATATCCGCCCGGTTGCCGACCGGGTCAACGTACGCAGCGCCGAAGTGCTGCCTTACCGCATCGATGCCGTGCTGCATCTGGCCGACAGCGGCCCCGAGTACGAAGCGATACTGGCCGAGTGCCAACGCCGCCTGCAGGCCTGGATCAACCCCCGCCGACGCCTGGGGGTGGAAGTGGCACGCTCTGGCATCGATGCGCAACTGCACATCATGGGGGTCAGCCGGGTCGAGTTGAATGGCTGGGCCGACATTCGCCCGAGCAAGGCGCAGGCGGCCTGGTGCAGCGGCTTCAGCCTGAAACGGGGGAGCTGA
- a CDS encoding lysis system i-spanin subunit Rz — MLSVALAWQIQGWRYGRQLAQLAQAQADAEAARVLAERERRQVLERRLEENETRYFKELADAQQSQARLRDRLATADLRLSVLVERDTLSAAVPATASTGSLDHATVRAGLEPAHAQRIIAITDEGDRGLIALQACQAYVRELRGGP; from the coding sequence ATGCTGTCGGTAGCGCTGGCCTGGCAGATTCAGGGCTGGCGCTATGGTCGACAGCTGGCACAACTGGCGCAAGCCCAGGCCGACGCCGAGGCTGCCCGGGTGCTGGCTGAACGTGAACGACGGCAGGTGCTCGAACGACGCCTGGAAGAAAATGAAACCCGTTATTTCAAGGAACTTGCCGATGCCCAGCAGTCTCAGGCTCGCCTGCGTGATCGCCTTGCTACTGCCGATCTGCGCCTGTCGGTCCTGGTCGAACGCGACACCCTCTCTGCCGCAGTGCCTGCCACCGCCAGCACCGGCAGCCTGGATCATGCAACCGTACGTGCCGGACTTGAGCCGGCGCATGCTCAACGAATTATCGCCATCACCGATGAAGGCGACCGGGGGCTGATTGCGTTACAGGCTTGTCAGGCTTATGTGCGGGAGCTGCGTGGCGGGCCGTAG
- a CDS encoding phage tail assembly protein: MAHAKKQPQWLTLSADRVTVRLSRPSEANGVQVDSLSLRAPTVRDIRNAQAGGVDDDEQRELNLFASLAEVGIKDLEGLTLKDYSRLQSGYFRLVQDDEL; encoded by the coding sequence ATGGCTCATGCGAAAAAGCAGCCCCAGTGGCTGACCCTGAGCGCCGACCGCGTCACCGTGCGCCTGTCACGCCCCAGCGAAGCCAACGGCGTACAGGTCGACAGCCTGTCGCTGCGGGCTCCGACCGTGCGCGATATCCGCAACGCCCAGGCCGGCGGCGTGGACGATGACGAGCAGCGCGAACTGAACCTGTTCGCGTCGCTGGCCGAAGTCGGCATCAAGGACCTCGAAGGCCTGACCCTGAAGGACTATAGCCGCCTGCAAAGCGGTTATTTTCGCCTGGTGCAGGACGACGAACTTTGA
- a CDS encoding phage tail protein yields MVDQTSQFYAILTNVGAAKQANADALGIAWKITQMGVGDANGTDPTPNATQTRLINEWRRAPLNQLKVDDKNSAIIIAEQVIPADVGGKWIREIALYDADGDMVAVANCAPTYKPLLSQGSGRTQVVRMNLVVSSASNVQLKIDPAVVLATREWVTEELARQDFKHSVLAATTANIALAGLQTVDGVALAAGARVLVKNQTAAKDNGLYLVAGGAWTRCSDADSSAKVTPGMLVLVERGTVNGDSAWQLVTDAPITLGVTALAYEMAFGRSGVAAGTYRSVTVDAYGRVTAATNPTTVASYGLTDVYTKTQIDTALALKANLASPALTGVPTAPTAAIGTNTAQLANTAFVQAALAAAGPTFSNTDEVTDWDSILAAGWYPKILSRVVPNSPGTEVSYWYCLTLAYAGGSITQVAYPYASGTLVSGIKTRSLYQNVWTPWVTTYTNANVSASIKGLLEAATAPAALLAIGAAPLASPVFTGAPAAPTPAQFDATTKIATTEFVQRAIGGFQNGYAYTTAGQTIPPSRVNCLINLNTAASNITLPLLSSVPIGSCVYIRASNLATIKAQGADVIYVSTAKTAESSVDVGGNSNITLISAGGIWFIAGNASLTQDTTLFGFLKGSNGYMKHPSGIVVQWCNGQIAANQSSARITLPEAFSTSLVAYSLGTANAGHWVTGQNASPSGIDIIPRTVSAGNIIIPTGIVGYTAMFIGY; encoded by the coding sequence ATGGTTGACCAGACTTCTCAGTTCTACGCCATCCTCACCAACGTGGGCGCGGCGAAACAGGCCAATGCCGATGCCTTGGGCATTGCCTGGAAAATCACCCAGATGGGTGTCGGCGACGCCAACGGCACCGACCCTACCCCGAATGCCACCCAGACCCGCCTTATCAACGAATGGCGCCGCGCGCCGTTGAACCAGCTGAAGGTGGATGACAAGAACAGCGCGATCATCATTGCCGAACAGGTCATCCCGGCCGACGTCGGCGGCAAGTGGATTCGCGAGATCGCGCTATACGATGCCGATGGCGACATGGTTGCCGTGGCCAATTGCGCACCCACCTACAAGCCGCTGCTGAGCCAGGGTTCGGGACGGACCCAGGTGGTGCGGATGAACCTGGTGGTCAGCAGCGCCAGCAATGTGCAGCTGAAGATCGACCCGGCGGTGGTGCTGGCGACTCGGGAGTGGGTTACCGAGGAATTGGCCAGGCAGGATTTCAAGCATTCGGTGCTCGCGGCGACTACGGCGAACATTGCCTTGGCCGGGTTGCAGACGGTTGATGGCGTGGCGCTTGCTGCCGGGGCGCGAGTGTTGGTGAAGAACCAGACCGCTGCAAAGGACAATGGCCTGTATCTGGTGGCCGGCGGCGCCTGGACCCGCTGTTCCGATGCGGACAGTAGCGCCAAGGTAACCCCTGGCATGCTGGTGCTGGTCGAGCGCGGTACGGTCAACGGTGACAGTGCGTGGCAGCTGGTGACCGATGCGCCAATTACCCTGGGGGTGACTGCCCTGGCGTACGAAATGGCGTTCGGGCGCAGCGGCGTGGCCGCTGGCACATACCGCAGCGTCACGGTCGATGCCTATGGCCGGGTGACTGCTGCGACCAACCCGACGACGGTGGCGAGCTATGGCCTGACCGATGTCTACACCAAGACTCAGATCGACACGGCTCTGGCGCTCAAGGCGAACTTGGCCAGCCCAGCATTAACGGGGGTTCCGACGGCGCCGACAGCGGCGATCGGGACCAACACCGCTCAGCTGGCCAATACGGCATTTGTGCAAGCCGCCCTTGCTGCGGCCGGCCCGACGTTCAGCAACACCGATGAAGTTACCGACTGGGACAGCATTCTGGCGGCGGGCTGGTATCCGAAAATTCTGTCACGTGTCGTGCCGAACAGCCCAGGTACGGAAGTTTCTTACTGGTACTGCCTTACCCTGGCCTACGCCGGCGGCAGCATTACCCAGGTGGCCTACCCGTATGCGTCTGGGACATTGGTCAGCGGCATTAAAACCCGTAGCCTTTATCAGAATGTCTGGACGCCCTGGGTTACGACTTACACCAATGCGAACGTATCGGCGTCCATCAAGGGCCTGTTGGAGGCCGCCACGGCACCTGCCGCGTTGCTGGCCATCGGCGCTGCGCCTTTAGCAAGTCCGGTGTTCACTGGCGCTCCGGCGGCCCCTACACCGGCTCAGTTCGACGCAACGACGAAGATTGCAACTACTGAGTTTGTCCAACGGGCAATCGGCGGCTTCCAGAATGGCTATGCCTACACCACGGCGGGCCAAACTATTCCCCCTTCGCGGGTCAACTGTCTTATCAACTTGAATACGGCAGCGTCTAACATCACGCTCCCGCTGCTTTCGAGTGTGCCAATTGGCTCATGCGTCTATATTCGAGCGAGTAACCTTGCCACGATCAAGGCTCAAGGGGCCGACGTAATCTATGTAAGTACCGCTAAAACTGCAGAATCTTCTGTAGACGTTGGAGGCAACAGTAATATTACCCTGATTTCTGCAGGCGGCATCTGGTTTATCGCGGGTAACGCTTCGCTAACTCAAGACACCACGCTGTTTGGGTTCCTCAAGGGCAGCAATGGCTACATGAAGCATCCGAGCGGCATCGTTGTCCAGTGGTGCAATGGTCAAATTGCTGCGAACCAAAGTTCTGCCCGAATTACGTTGCCCGAGGCATTCAGCACCAGTCTGGTGGCCTATTCCTTGGGCACGGCCAACGCTGGGCATTGGGTAACCGGGCAGAACGCAAGTCCGAGCGGGATAGACATTATTCCCCGCACAGTCAGCGCGGGGAACATCATCATTCCAACGGGCATCGTTGGATACACCGCTATGTTTATTGGGTACTGA
- a CDS encoding phage tail assembly chaperone, with amino-acid sequence MEIQVFACKSTRGFYSSAENSNIPSDAIEISAELKSELLKGERSGRVIAWGDDGVPFLIDPPPPSPDELATIERRWRDERLLATDGMVTRHRDERDIGAPTTLDGEQFSKLLEYRQSLRNWPQADAFPTFTQSRPSAPDWLVQFTQ; translated from the coding sequence ATGGAAATTCAGGTTTTCGCTTGCAAGTCTACGCGGGGCTTTTACAGCAGCGCGGAAAATTCAAATATTCCGAGTGATGCCATCGAGATATCGGCGGAACTCAAAAGTGAACTGCTCAAGGGTGAGCGTTCTGGGCGTGTGATCGCCTGGGGCGATGACGGTGTTCCGTTCCTGATCGACCCGCCGCCGCCGAGCCCTGATGAGCTGGCGACGATTGAGCGCCGCTGGCGTGATGAGCGGTTGCTGGCTACCGATGGCATGGTGACTCGTCACCGTGACGAACGCGATATCGGCGCGCCTACTACCCTGGACGGTGAGCAATTTTCGAAGCTTCTTGAGTATCGGCAAAGCCTGCGCAATTGGCCCCAGGCTGATGCGTTTCCCACCTTTACGCAGAGCCGCCCGTCGGCACCCGACTGGCTCGTCCAGTTTACCCAATAA
- a CDS encoding CinA family protein translates to MDPITVLATRLGEHLRRFNAQVTTAESCTGGGIAEAITRVPGSSAWFEAGYVTYSNAQKTRQLNVPAALFAEVGAVSQEVVEAMARGAQAASGARFAVAVSGVAGPDGGSPAKPVGTVWLAWADGSHVTSERRHFEGDREAVRRQTVIAALDGLLQLGAE, encoded by the coding sequence ATGGACCCGATCACCGTCCTCGCCACCCGTCTCGGCGAACACTTGCGTCGCTTCAACGCTCAGGTCACCACCGCTGAATCCTGTACCGGCGGCGGGATTGCCGAAGCCATCACCCGGGTACCCGGCAGCTCTGCCTGGTTCGAGGCCGGCTACGTGACGTACTCCAATGCCCAGAAAACCCGTCAGCTGAACGTCCCGGCGGCATTGTTCGCCGAAGTGGGCGCAGTCAGCCAGGAGGTGGTCGAGGCCATGGCCCGTGGTGCCCAGGCCGCCAGCGGTGCGCGTTTTGCCGTGGCGGTCAGCGGTGTGGCCGGGCCCGACGGTGGTTCGCCAGCCAAACCGGTGGGCACCGTGTGGCTCGCCTGGGCCGACGGCAGCCATGTCACCAGCGAACGCCGGCACTTCGAGGGCGACCGCGAAGCGGTGCGGCGACAGACGGTGATCGCCGCGTTAGACGGCTTGTTACAGCTTGGTGCCGAGTAA
- a CDS encoding tail protein X: protein MDKICKTSEGDLLDTLCQHYYGHLDGSVEAVLQANQGLADEPQPFRNGVTFRLPTLVRAAADVVQLWD, encoded by the coding sequence ATGGACAAGATTTGCAAAACGTCTGAGGGCGACCTGCTCGACACCCTTTGCCAGCATTATTACGGGCACCTCGACGGTAGCGTCGAAGCGGTGTTGCAAGCCAACCAGGGACTGGCAGACGAGCCTCAGCCATTTCGCAACGGCGTGACGTTCCGCTTGCCGACGCTGGTGCGGGCCGCGGCCGACGTCGTGCAGCTGTGGGACTGA
- a CDS encoding phage major tail tube protein — protein sequence MAMIPETLANLNLFVDGVSFQGDVPSLTLPKLTLKMEEHRPGGMDMPVEMDLGMEKQEAAFTTTGVRREALKFFGLADGSGFNGTFRGAFKGLKGKINPVVVTLRGTLKEIDMGDWKSGDKAEIKHSVGLTYYKLEVDGRLIYEIDALGMKRVIDGIDQLATQRAALGL from the coding sequence ATGGCAATGATTCCCGAAACCCTGGCAAACCTGAACCTGTTCGTCGATGGCGTCAGTTTCCAGGGCGATGTACCCAGCCTGACCCTGCCCAAACTCACCCTGAAGATGGAAGAGCACCGCCCTGGCGGCATGGACATGCCGGTCGAGATGGACCTGGGCATGGAGAAGCAGGAGGCGGCCTTCACCACCACCGGCGTGCGCCGCGAAGCGCTGAAATTCTTCGGCCTGGCCGACGGCAGCGGCTTCAACGGTACGTTCCGCGGCGCCTTCAAGGGCCTCAAGGGCAAGATCAACCCGGTAGTGGTCACCCTGCGTGGCACGCTCAAGGAAATCGACATGGGCGACTGGAAATCCGGTGACAAGGCCGAGATCAAGCACAGCGTCGGCCTGACCTACTACAAGCTGGAAGTCGATGGCCGCCTGATTTACGAGATCGACGCGTTGGGCATGAAGCGCGTGATCGATGGCATCGACCAACTGGCCACCCAGCGCGCCGCGCTCGGCTTGTAA
- a CDS encoding phage tail protein I → MHSLLPLNRTALERAIEVAADEDLKVSLRQLYNPETCPAHLLYQLAWAWSVDRWEDSWSDEIKRSVIRSAFFVHAHKGTLGALRRVVEPFGYLIEVEEWWQTTPPAPAGTFALKIGVSDSGISESTYQELTALIDDARPVSRHLTGLVISLESRGALHFGCAIQDGDELDIYPLTPRDIEVIGVVGRGGREHTIDTLDIAHG, encoded by the coding sequence ATGCACAGCCTGTTGCCGCTCAACCGCACCGCGCTGGAGCGGGCCATCGAAGTGGCTGCCGACGAGGACCTCAAGGTCAGCCTGCGCCAACTCTACAACCCCGAGACCTGCCCGGCGCATCTTCTGTACCAACTGGCCTGGGCCTGGTCGGTGGACCGCTGGGAGGACAGCTGGAGCGATGAAATCAAACGCTCGGTGATCCGCTCGGCATTCTTCGTCCATGCCCACAAAGGCACCTTGGGTGCACTGCGGCGGGTAGTGGAGCCGTTCGGTTACCTGATCGAGGTGGAGGAATGGTGGCAGACCACACCGCCGGCCCCGGCGGGCACTTTCGCGCTGAAGATCGGCGTATCCGATTCCGGCATCAGCGAAAGCACCTACCAGGAACTGACTGCGCTGATCGACGACGCCCGCCCGGTCAGCCGCCACCTGACCGGCCTGGTGATCAGCCTCGAAAGCCGTGGCGCCCTTCATTTCGGCTGCGCGATCCAGGACGGCGACGAACTGGACATCTATCCGCTGACGCCCCGTGACATCGAGGTCATTGGCGTGGTGGGGCGTGGCGGCCGTGAACACACAATCGATACCTTGGACATTGCACATGGTTGA
- a CDS encoding GPW/gp25 family protein: MIGMDRRTGQPLAGLDHLRQSIEDILGTPLGSRRMRPDYGSQLRRFVDLPVNEGWKSAVQAEVARALGRWEPRLQLQRVKVVAVLDGQVSLALSGRYLGDEALLEISV, from the coding sequence ATGATCGGCATGGACCGCCGTACCGGCCAGCCACTGGCCGGCCTCGATCATCTGCGCCAGTCCATCGAAGATATCCTCGGCACACCGCTGGGCAGCCGGCGCATGCGCCCGGATTACGGCAGCCAGCTGCGGCGTTTCGTCGACCTGCCGGTCAACGAGGGCTGGAAGAGCGCCGTGCAGGCCGAAGTAGCGCGCGCGCTGGGCCGCTGGGAGCCGCGCCTGCAGCTACAGCGGGTCAAGGTCGTCGCGGTGCTCGACGGTCAGGTCAGCCTGGCGCTCAGTGGCCGCTACCTGGGTGACGAAGCGCTGCTGGAGATCAGCGTATGA
- a CDS encoding contractile injection system protein, VgrG/Pvc8 family, with amino-acid sequence MQPQFRIQADGKDITALISDRLLLLRTTDKPGMEADDFELRIDARDGTIAVPARGALIELHLGYAGQPLTRLGRYTVDEVEVSGPPDTLVIRGKASDLRGTGRTVRSGSWEAVPLQRIVAEIGARNGWQAICPVLTQVPRIDQINESDFNFITRLARQYDSTAKLANGQLLVLPRQAGQSASGKPLGVVGIARGDVSQWHFRLDDQAARKAVRTRHLDVATGEAKVIELVNDEAAEGQRPVHTDRHLYPNRAAAEQAAKARLASFNRATAHVRLDLPGRTDLFAERSIELHGFVDGLDGQYQIDSVEQVFTSSGWRTTVQGNGGKAGKVQAKGAAPRRQAAIKA; translated from the coding sequence ATGCAGCCACAATTTCGTATCCAGGCCGACGGCAAGGACATTACTGCGCTGATCAGCGATCGCCTGTTGCTGCTGCGTACCACCGACAAACCGGGCATGGAAGCGGATGACTTCGAGCTGCGCATCGATGCCCGGGACGGCACCATAGCCGTGCCCGCCCGCGGTGCGCTGATCGAACTGCATCTGGGTTACGCCGGCCAGCCACTGACCCGGCTGGGGCGTTACACCGTCGATGAAGTCGAGGTGTCCGGCCCGCCGGATACCCTGGTGATCCGGGGCAAGGCCAGCGACCTGCGCGGCACTGGCCGGACCGTCCGCAGCGGCAGCTGGGAAGCCGTGCCCTTGCAACGCATCGTCGCCGAAATCGGTGCGCGCAATGGCTGGCAGGCAATCTGCCCAGTGCTCACGCAGGTGCCGCGGATCGACCAGATCAACGAATCGGACTTCAACTTCATCACCCGCCTGGCGCGCCAGTACGACAGCACCGCCAAGCTTGCCAATGGCCAGTTGCTGGTGTTGCCACGCCAGGCCGGGCAGAGCGCCAGCGGCAAACCCTTGGGCGTGGTCGGGATTGCCCGTGGCGACGTCAGCCAATGGCACTTTCGCCTCGATGACCAGGCCGCGCGCAAGGCCGTGCGCACCCGTCACCTCGACGTCGCCACTGGCGAGGCCAAGGTCATCGAGCTGGTCAACGATGAGGCCGCCGAGGGGCAGCGGCCGGTGCACACCGACCGTCATCTCTACCCCAACCGCGCTGCCGCCGAGCAGGCCGCCAAGGCCCGCCTGGCCAGCTTCAACCGCGCTACCGCCCATGTGCGCCTGGACTTGCCGGGGCGCACCGACCTGTTCGCCGAGCGCAGCATCGAGCTGCACGGTTTTGTCGACGGCCTCGACGGGCAGTACCAGATCGACTCGGTGGAGCAGGTGTTCACCAGCTCGGGCTGGCGCACCACCGTGCAGGGCAATGGTGGCAAGGCGGGCAAGGTACAGGCCAAGGGCGCGGCGCCGCGCCGCCAGGCCGCGATCAAGGCGTGA
- a CDS encoding phage tail sheath family protein gives MSGFFHGVTVTNVDTGARSIALPSSSIIGLVDTFTEGAGATAKANDLVLITSEREAVAAFGENAAITKACRAIYTRAKAVIVACGVAKLDDAAEQTAAIIGAVQADGKRTGLQALLDGKSRFNAQPRLLAAPRHSATQAVGTALVALADKLRGIAIIDGPNTTDQAAIDYAKNFGAKRAFLVDPGVQYWDNGEEATLDAPGSAWVAGLFAWTDREYGFWASPSNKEFVGITGTTRPVEFLDGDDSCRANLLNNANIATIIRDDGFRLWGNRTLSSDPKWAFVTRVRTMDIVMDAILYGHKWAVDRAITATYVKDVTEGLQAFMRDLKNQGAIINFEVFADPELNTASQLEQGKVYWNIRFTDVPPAENPNFRVEVTNQWLTEVLDSAA, from the coding sequence ATGAGTGGATTCTTCCACGGCGTCACCGTAACAAACGTCGACACCGGCGCCCGCAGCATTGCGCTGCCTTCTTCCTCGATCATCGGCCTGGTCGACACCTTCACCGAGGGCGCTGGCGCCACGGCCAAGGCCAACGACCTGGTGCTGATCACCAGCGAGCGTGAAGCGGTTGCCGCCTTTGGCGAAAACGCCGCCATCACCAAGGCCTGCCGCGCCATCTACACCCGCGCCAAGGCGGTCATCGTCGCCTGTGGCGTGGCCAAGCTGGACGATGCAGCGGAGCAGACCGCCGCGATCATCGGCGCGGTGCAGGCCGACGGCAAACGTACCGGCCTGCAGGCGCTGCTCGACGGCAAGAGCCGTTTCAACGCCCAGCCACGCCTGTTGGCAGCGCCGCGCCACAGCGCCACCCAGGCGGTGGGCACGGCACTGGTGGCCCTGGCCGACAAGCTGCGCGGCATCGCCATCATCGACGGCCCCAACACCACCGACCAGGCGGCCATCGACTACGCGAAGAACTTCGGCGCCAAACGCGCCTTCCTGGTCGACCCGGGCGTGCAGTACTGGGACAACGGCGAGGAAGCCACCCTCGATGCCCCTGGTTCGGCCTGGGTCGCCGGCCTGTTCGCCTGGACCGACCGCGAATACGGTTTCTGGGCCTCGCCCTCGAACAAGGAGTTCGTCGGCATCACCGGCACCACCCGCCCGGTGGAATTCCTCGATGGCGATGACAGCTGCCGCGCCAACCTGCTGAACAACGCCAACATCGCCACCATCATCCGCGACGACGGCTTCCGCCTGTGGGGCAACCGCACTTTGTCGAGCGACCCGAAATGGGCGTTCGTCACCCGCGTACGGACCATGGACATCGTCATGGACGCGATCCTCTACGGCCACAAGTGGGCCGTCGACCGCGCCATTACCGCCACCTACGTCAAGGACGTCACCGAAGGCCTGCAGGCCTTCATGCGCGACCTGAAGAACCAGGGCGCGATCATCAACTTTGAGGTCTTCGCCGACCCGGAGCTGAACACCGCCAGCCAGCTCGAGCAGGGCAAGGTGTACTGGAACATTCGCTTCACCGATGTGCCACCTGCCGAAAACCCCAATTTCCGCGTCGAAGTCACCAATCAGTGGCTGACCGAAGTCCTCGATTCCGCCGCTTAA